A single Chiroxiphia lanceolata isolate bChiLan1 chromosome 25, bChiLan1.pri, whole genome shotgun sequence DNA region contains:
- the BYSL gene encoding bystin, which yields MPKARRARGSGPAPALPLAEQILQDAAPRARARGKRGGAGREEGEDGGDGFVDARLSRRILEQARRQQEELEAEHGPGAPAAPRQRSAALGPGSDSEDDEEWPSLEKAAAAGRGGEYGGEVEVDPEDEKAIEMFMNKNPPLRRTLADIIMEKLTEKKTEVETALSELSGCPMPQLDPRVLEVYRGVREVLSKYRSGKLPKAFKIIPALSNWEQILYITEPEAWTAAAMYQATRIFSSNLKERMAQRFYNLVLLPRVRDDIAEYKRLNFHLYMALKKALFKPAAWFKGILLPLCESGTCTLREAVIIGSILTKCSIPVLHSSAAMLKLAEMQYSGANSIFLRLLIDKKYALPFRVVDALVFHFLAFRTDQRVLPVLWHQSFLAFAQRYKEDLSSEQKEALLELLKFHSHPQISPEIRRELMNSKTRDVEGQEPVAME from the exons ATGCCCAAGgcccggcgggcgcggggctcCGGCCCTGCCCCGGCGCTGCCCTTGGCCGAGCAGATCCTGCAGGACGCGGCCCCGCGGGCCCGGGCGCGGGGGaagcgcggcggggccggccgggaggagggggaggatggCGGGGACGGGTTCGTGGACGCGCGGCTGTCCCGGCGCATCCTGGAGCAGGCGCGGcggcagcaggaggagctggaggccGAGCACGGCCCCGGGgcgcccgcagccccccggcaGCGCAGCGCGGCCTTGG GTCCCGGCTCGGACTCGGAGGACGATGAGGAATGGCCCTCGCTGGAgaaggcggcggcggcgggacggggcggggaGTACGGCGGGGAGGTGGAGGTGGACCCCGAGGACGAGAAGGCCATCGAGATGTTCATGAACAAGAACCCGCCGCTGAG GCGCACCCTGGCTGACATCATCATGGAGAAGCTCACGGAGAAGAAGACAGAGGTGGAGACGGCGCTGTCGGAGCTCTCGGGCTGCCCCATGCCCCAGCTGGATCCCCGTGTCCTGGAGGTCTACAGGGGGGTCAGGGAG GTGCTGTCCAAATACAGGAGTGGGAAGCTCCCCAAGGCATTTAAAATCATTCCTGCCTTGTCCAACTGGGAGCAGATCCTCTACATCACAGAGCCAGAGGCGTGGACAGCTGCTGCCATGTACCAGGCCACCAG GATATTTTCATCCAACCTGAAGGAGAGGATGGCCCAGAGGTTCTACAACCTGGTGCTGCTGCCGCGGGTCCGGGACGACATCGCCGAGTACAAGCGGCTCAACTTCCACCTGTACATGGCTCTGAAGAAGGCCCTGTTCAAGCCAGCAGCCTGGTTCAAGG GGATCCTCCTGCCCCTGTGTGAGTCGGGCACGTGCACGCTGCGGGAGGCCGTCATCATCGGCAGCATTCTCACCAAGTGCTCCATCCCCGTCCTGCACTccag TGCAGCCATGCTGAAGCTGGCAGAGATGCAGTACAGCGGTGCCAACAGCATCTTCCTGCGCCTGCTCATCGACAAGAAGTACGCGCTGCCCTTCCGCGTGGTCGACGCCCTCGTGTTCCACTTCCTGGCCTTCCGCACGGACCAGCGGGTGCTGCCCGTGCTGTGGCACCAGAGCTTCCTGGCCTTCGCCCAGCGCTACAAGGAGGACCTGTCCTCGGAGCAGAAGGaggccctgctggagctgctcaagTTCCACAGCCACCCGCAGATCTCGCCCGAGATCCGCAGGGAGCTCATGAACTCCAAGACGCGGGACgtggaggggcaggagcccGTGGCCATGGagtga
- the CCND3 gene encoding G1/S-specific cyclin-D3 isoform X1, with protein sequence MELLCVESVSRVPRAGRDPQLLGDRRVLQNLLSLEERYSPRVSYFQCVQRDIQPYMRRMLAVWMLEVCEEQKCEEEVFPLAMNYVDRFLSSVPVQKNRLQLLGAVCMLLASKLRETMPLTVEKLCIYTDNSITPQQLLHWELLVLEKLKWDLVSVIANDFLPHILHRLPLPPGHVELVKKHAQTFIALCATDSTFVMYPPSMIATGSIGAAIHGLSFSVSDEAMTELLAGITGTDVDCLKACQEQIEAALAESLKQASQCQQEFSAKAAAYGGSQPTGTPTDVTDVNL encoded by the exons atggagctgctgtgcgTGGAGTCCGTGTCCCGCGTGCCCCGCGCGGGGCGCGACCCGCAGCTCCTGGGGGACCGGCGGGTGCTGCAGAACCTGCTGAGCCTGGAGGAGCGGTACAGCCCCCGCGTGTCCTACTTCCAGTGCGTGCAGCGGGACATCCAGCCCTACATGCGGAGGATGTTGGCCGTCTGGATGCTGGAG GTGTGTGAGGAGCAGAAGTGTGAGGAAGAGGTTTTCCCCCTGGCCATGAATTACGTGGATCGGTTCCTGTCGTCGGTGCCCGTGCAGAAGAATCGCCTGCAGCTTCTGGGGGCTGTGTGCATGCTGCTGGCCTCCAAACTGAGAGAAACCATGCCCCTGACCGTGGAGAAGCTCTGCATTTACACAGACAACTCCATCAcacctcagcagctcctg cactgggagcttCTGGTCCTGGAGAAGCTGAAGTGGGACCTGGTCTCAGTGATAGCCAACGATTTCCTGCCCCACATCCTGCACCGCCTCCCGCTGCCCCCGGGACACGTGGAGCTGGTGAAGAAACACGCCCAGACCTTCATCGCCCTGTGTGCCACAG ACTCCACGTTTGTGATGTACCCCCCGTCCATGATCGCCACGGGCAGCATCGGGGCCGCCATCCACGGGCTGAGCTTCTCCGTGAGCGACGAGGCCATGACGGAGCTACTGGCCGGGATCACGGGCACCGACGTG gacTGCCTGAAGGCCTGCCAGGAGCAGATCGAGGCAGCCTTAGCCGAGAGCCTGAAGCAGgcatcccagtgccagcaggagTTCAGCGCCAAGGCGGCGGCGTACGGGGGCAGCCAACCCACGGGCACCCCCACGGACGTCACCGACGTCAACCTGTGA
- the CCND3 gene encoding G1/S-specific cyclin-D3 isoform X2, giving the protein MNYVDRFLSSVPVQKNRLQLLGAVCMLLASKLRETMPLTVEKLCIYTDNSITPQQLLHWELLVLEKLKWDLVSVIANDFLPHILHRLPLPPGHVELVKKHAQTFIALCATDSTFVMYPPSMIATGSIGAAIHGLSFSVSDEAMTELLAGITGTDVDCLKACQEQIEAALAESLKQASQCQQEFSAKAAAYGGSQPTGTPTDVTDVNL; this is encoded by the exons ATGAATTACGTGGATCGGTTCCTGTCGTCGGTGCCCGTGCAGAAGAATCGCCTGCAGCTTCTGGGGGCTGTGTGCATGCTGCTGGCCTCCAAACTGAGAGAAACCATGCCCCTGACCGTGGAGAAGCTCTGCATTTACACAGACAACTCCATCAcacctcagcagctcctg cactgggagcttCTGGTCCTGGAGAAGCTGAAGTGGGACCTGGTCTCAGTGATAGCCAACGATTTCCTGCCCCACATCCTGCACCGCCTCCCGCTGCCCCCGGGACACGTGGAGCTGGTGAAGAAACACGCCCAGACCTTCATCGCCCTGTGTGCCACAG ACTCCACGTTTGTGATGTACCCCCCGTCCATGATCGCCACGGGCAGCATCGGGGCCGCCATCCACGGGCTGAGCTTCTCCGTGAGCGACGAGGCCATGACGGAGCTACTGGCCGGGATCACGGGCACCGACGTG gacTGCCTGAAGGCCTGCCAGGAGCAGATCGAGGCAGCCTTAGCCGAGAGCCTGAAGCAGgcatcccagtgccagcaggagTTCAGCGCCAAGGCGGCGGCGTACGGGGGCAGCCAACCCACGGGCACCCCCACGGACGTCACCGACGTCAACCTGTGA